In a genomic window of Macaca nemestrina isolate mMacNem1 chromosome 18, mMacNem.hap1, whole genome shotgun sequence:
- the LOC105484970 gene encoding glycerophosphodiester phosphodiesterase 1 isoform X3, translated as MHDNTVDRTTDGTGRLCDLTFEQIRKLNPAANHRLRNDFPDEKIPTLREAVAECLNHNLTIFFDVKGHANKATEALKKMYMEFPQLYNNSVVCSFLPEVIYKMRQTDRNVITALTHRPWSLSHTGDGKPRYDTFWKHFIFVMMDILLDWSMHNILWYLCGISAFLMQKDFVSPAYLKKWSAKGIQVVGWTVNTFDEKSYYESHLGSSYITDSMVEDCEPHF; from the exons ATGCACGATAACACAGTAGATAGGACGACCGATGGGACTGGTCGATTGTGTGATTTGACGTTTGAACAAATTAGGAAGCTGAATCCTGCAGCAAACCACAGACTCAG GAATGATTTCCCTGATGAAAAGATCCCTACCCTGAGGGAAGCCGTTGCAGAGTGCCTAAACCATAACCTCACAATCTTCTTTGATGTCAAAGGCCATGCAAACAAG GCTACTGAGGctctaaagaaaatgtatatggaaTTTCCTCAACTGTACAATAATAGTGTGGTCTGTTCTTTCTTGCCAGAAGTTATCTATAAG ATGAGACAAACAGATCGGAATGTAATAACAGCATTAACTCACAGACCTTGGAGCCTTAGCCATACAGGAGATGGGAAACCACGCTATGATACTTTCTGGAAACATTTCATATTTGTGATGATGGACATTTTGCTCGATTGGAGCATGCATAATATCTTGTGGTACCTGTGTGGAATTTCAGCTTTCCTCATGCAAAAGGATTTTGTATCCCC GGCCTACTTGAAGAAGTGGTCAGCTAAAGGAATCCAGGTTGTTGGTTGGACTGTTAATACCTTTGATGAAAAGAGTTACTACGAATCCCATCTTGGTTCCAGCTATATCACTGACAGCATGGTGGAAGACTGCGAACCTCACTTCTAG